Proteins encoded in a region of the Zea mays cultivar B73 chromosome 2, Zm-B73-REFERENCE-NAM-5.0, whole genome shotgun sequence genome:
- the LOC103646299 gene encoding uncharacterized membrane protein At3g27390 translates to MEPPTGFWASLLSFLKFLPYFCGLLVLGLIKGVLLCPWACLIMAIGISALVLGLWPMHLIWTYYCIVRTKLVGPVVKLLLLIAATAVLIIWLIIGIPGSIFAGLVYGFLAPIMATFDAVGEGKEKPFVHCFVDGTWSTITGSCTVVRDVKDLLFHSYFSLMDDLRLQKPPDGEPYEIRLLDIPGALIAAAFGLLLDGIMFTLIAFYKCPVMLFKGWKRLIQDMIGREGPFLETACVPFAGLAILLWPFAVVGAVLASILSSAPLGAYAAVVAYQESSLILGIAYVFSSVSIFDEYTNDVLDMAPGSCFPRFKYRKGKDESSHGHSVPLSRPASFNREKQEGKRPPSRVTSFKNSIDDFNPFKLLDHLFAECRNQGEDLVNRGVITMKDIEETKSGKVGSGVLNVGLPAYVILNALLRSAKADSVGLILSDGSEITSDNRPKNTIFDWFFDPLMVIKEQIKAENLTDEEEEYLKMRVLLAGDPSRLKGSLPHVPSLTERKKADIDAFARRLQGITKSISRYPTSKRRFDVLVKALLSELERTMGQSGNGSQSQAQRLRNSVARMLSQKSMGKTANIRDEDPEAQMTRLSRTP, encoded by the exons ATGGAGCCGCCGACTGGGTTCTGGGCCTCGCTTCTGAGCTTCCTCAAGTTCCTCCCCTACTTCTGCGGCCTCCTCGTCCTTGGACTCATCAAAG GTGTTTTGTTGTGCCCTTGGGCATGTCTGATTATGGCGATTGGAATATCTGCCCTGGTCCTGGGCTTATGGCCTATGCATCTGATTTGGACATACTACTGCATTGTCAG AACCAAGCTGGTTGGACCTGTGGTAAAGCTTCTGCTTCTTATTGCTGCGACTGCAGTCTTGATCATATGGTTGATAATTGGCATCCCGGGAAGCATATTTGCTGGATTGGTATATGGTTTTCTAGCACCCATAATGGCTACATTTGATGCTGTAGGAGAAGGCAAAGAAAAGCCATTTGTTCATTGCTTTGTG GATGGAACATGGAGTACTATCACTGGAAGCTGTACAGTAGTCAGGGACGTGAAAGATTTGCTTTTCCACTCCTATTTTTCACTTATGGATGACCTTCGTCTTCAGAAACCTCCTGACGGGGAGCCATATGAGATAAG ATTGCTTGATATTCCTGGTGCACTAATAGCGGCTGCATTTGGGCTTCTACTTGATGGAATAATGTTCACATTAATTGCCTTCTATAAGTGCCCCGTGATGCTTTTCAAAGGATGGAAACGACTGATCCAGGACATGATTGGGAGAGAAGGGCCCTTTCTGGAGACTGCTTGTGTGCCATTTGCTGGTCTTGCTATTCTTCTTTGGCCATTTGCTGTAGTAGGAGCCGTTCTGGCATCCATACTCTCCAGTGCCCCTTTAGGTGCTTATGCTGCAGTTGTAGCTTATCAG GAATCCTCCCTTATCCTGGGAATTGCCTATGTGTTCTCGTCGGTGTCTATATTTGATGAATACACAAATGATGTTCTTGACATGGCGCCTGGTTCTTGTTTTCCAAG ATTTAAATATCGGAAGGGCAAAGATGAGTCTTCACACGGGCACAGTGTTCCATTATCCAGACCAGCCTCATTCAATAGGGAGAAGCAAGAAGGGAAAAGGCCTCCGTCTCGTGTTACTTCATTTAAGAACAGCATTGATGATTTCAATCCATTCAAG CTGCTGGACCACCTATTTGCCGAATGCAGGAACCAGGGGGAGGATTTGGTTAACAGAGGAGTGATAACAATGAAGGACATTGAAGAAACGAAGTCTGGCAAAGTTGGCAGCGGTGTTCTTAATGTTGGTCTACCAGCGTATGTTATTCTTAATGCACTCCTTCGGTCTGCGAAAGCTGATTCTGTCGGGCTAATCTTAA GTGACGGCTCTGAGATTACATCTGACAATAGACCTAAAAACACCATCTTTGATTGGTTCTTTGACCCTCTTATGGTTATAAAGGAACAGATCAAAGCTGAGAATCTCACTGACGAAGAGGAAGAGTATCTGAAAATGCGAGTGCTATTGGCTGGTGATCCCAGTCGCCTGAAAggctctctgcctcatgttccatCCTTGACTGAACGTAAAAAGGCAGATATAGACGCATTCGCTCGCAG GTTGCAAGGAATCACAAAGTCGATATCTAGATATCCTACATCAAAGCGCCGCTTCGACGTCCTTGTGAAGGCGCTCTTGTCAGAGCTGGAGAGGACGATGGGCCAATCTGGCAATGGATCCCAGTCCCAGGCGCAGAGGCTGCGAAACTCGGTAGCCCGGATGTTGAGCCAGAAATCTATGGGCAAGACTGCCAACATTAGGGATGAAGACCCAGAAGCGCAGATGACGAGACTGTCTCGCACCCCGTGA